Proteins encoded in a region of the Bombiscardovia apis genome:
- a CDS encoding superoxide dismutase, which produces MPVYTLPDLPYDYSALEPFISGKIMELHHDKHHQAYVNGANQALEQIHDAAESGNVAQSNMLEKNLAFNLAGHKNHTIFWKNMAPAQDEEPTGELKAAIEEQFGSFQGFQTYFESMCAGIQGSGWAVLAWDALGERLVTLQMYDHQGNLPVTIFPLVMLDLWEHAYYLDYQNVRADYVKAWWNIVNWEDASKRFDEVRNLNTILVK; this is translated from the coding sequence ATGCCTGTTTATACTTTGCCTGACCTGCCCTATGATTATTCGGCTCTCGAGCCATTTATCTCCGGTAAGATTATGGAACTCCACCACGATAAGCACCATCAGGCTTACGTGAACGGAGCCAACCAGGCCCTGGAGCAAATTCACGATGCAGCTGAGTCCGGCAACGTGGCCCAGTCCAATATGCTCGAAAAGAACCTGGCCTTCAACTTGGCCGGTCACAAGAACCACACCATCTTCTGGAAGAACATGGCTCCGGCTCAAGACGAAGAGCCCACAGGCGAACTCAAGGCCGCTATTGAAGAGCAGTTCGGCAGTTTCCAAGGCTTCCAGACCTACTTCGAATCCATGTGCGCAGGCATTCAGGGCTCCGGCTGGGCCGTACTCGCTTGGGATGCCTTGGGCGAGCGCCTGGTAACCTTGCAAATGTACGATCACCAGGGCAACCTGCCTGTCACTATCTTCCCGCTGGTTATGCTCGATCTTTGGGAGCACGCCTACTATCTGGATTACCAGAACGTGCGCGCCGACTACGTGAAGGCCTGGTGGAACATCGTCAACTGGGAAGATGCTTCCAAGCGCTTCGACGAGGTACGCAACCTGAACACCATTTTGGTAAAGTAA
- a CDS encoding TrmH family RNA methyltransferase, translating to MPEYREIIDNPRSERIRRIAELSERRRRQRYGRFMIEGPQCVREAVACQPQCLLDIYVEVEPDAGMKPVSTAAAQIRNSALKAAPRAYIHYVSSRTMQAISKDAQGIVAVGRLEDLQVQANSLLLPQDQTGQAESVQVAALWQVRDPGNEGTIIRTADAAGLQALLLVDDCVDPFSPKVLRATAGSIFHIPVVQVSTDEFFTWVQTRQLPVVAADVYGTSDRVPVSLPDMLAQSKEAASGLALLFGNEARGLPTALLERSDSIVSIPIYGKAESLNLAMSAAVLLYSLAMSSRLGRM from the coding sequence ATGCCTGAATACCGTGAAATTATAGACAATCCTCGCTCTGAGCGTATTCGCCGAATTGCTGAACTCAGTGAGCGCCGTCGCCGCCAACGCTACGGGCGTTTTATGATTGAAGGACCGCAGTGTGTGCGCGAAGCCGTAGCCTGCCAGCCTCAGTGCCTGCTCGACATTTACGTGGAGGTCGAGCCGGATGCGGGAATGAAACCTGTTTCGACCGCAGCAGCCCAGATTCGCAACTCTGCTCTTAAAGCAGCGCCCCGGGCCTACATTCACTACGTCAGCTCCCGCACTATGCAAGCCATCAGCAAGGATGCACAGGGGATTGTTGCCGTAGGTAGGTTAGAAGATTTGCAAGTGCAGGCCAATAGTTTGTTGTTGCCGCAGGATCAGACTGGACAGGCAGAATCTGTGCAGGTTGCAGCCCTGTGGCAGGTTCGCGACCCGGGCAATGAGGGTACGATTATCCGCACGGCCGATGCTGCAGGTTTGCAAGCCTTACTTTTGGTAGATGACTGCGTTGACCCCTTTAGCCCCAAAGTCCTGCGGGCTACTGCCGGTTCTATCTTCCATATCCCAGTTGTTCAGGTCTCCACCGATGAGTTCTTCACTTGGGTGCAGACTAGGCAGCTTCCGGTAGTAGCTGCAGATGTGTATGGCACCAGTGACCGCGTTCCGGTGAGTTTGCCTGATATGTTGGCCCAAAGTAAAGAAGCAGCATCTGGGCTAGCCCTGCTCTTTGGCAACGAAGCTCGCGGGCTGCCTACTGCTCTGTTGGAACGCAGCGACAGCATCGTTTCCATTCCCATATACGGCAAGGCTGAATCGCTCAACTTAGCGATGTCGGCAGCGGTCCTCCTATATTCCCTGGCTATGTCGAGTCGTCTTGGGAGAATGTGA
- the pheT gene encoding phenylalanine--tRNA ligase subunit beta, whose product MVDIDWLKEHVQVPAELSYEQLAQDLVQVGLEEEEIHRSSVTGPIVVGYVVDATPEPQKNGKVINWCHVDVGEQYNAVDDEGHKVPRGIVCGAPNMAAGEKVVVTLPGAVLPGDFKIEPRKTYGHISDGMCASERELGLGSDHNGIILLRQYGFTPKEYEALKPGDDAMELLHLDNPLLEINITPDRGYALSYRGVAREFHHSTGASYQDPVESLNAKIDAKVDASQAPVQVEIDDRNPIYGQVGCDRYYLRAVRGYNAASATPNWMRRRLIRAGMRSLSLAVDVTNYVMLDLGQPLHAYDLDKIEGPIVVRRAQEGEHLTTLDGKERELSPEDLLITDSPEGKRGSRVLGIAGVMGGLYGEVTDETTNILIEAAHFDTVSIARSARRHKLPSEASRRFERGVDYAIQPAAAQMAVDLLTQYGQAQADSVAIDIDSTQSPAAIDFPVSTVKRLVDLDTDRDTIVALLEDIGCSVESVSENELRVTPPSWRPDLVQPCDLVEEVARLVGYDQIPVNVPSPHVAGAVGLTPEQSRQRWVADTLAEYGLTEVLNYPFVGDADFKVFDYDIDEIKPVSVELANPMAADRPYLRRELLLPLANTAQRNIRRGNENVRIFELGSIFKNDPNAPAIPALPGGQRPTDEQLAQLDAGLPEQKLHVAALLSGLAVEDGWLGDKRAIDWSDAVESVRRVLDRLGATYEFQQPEPAAVPVQWHPGRMAQIFMGGSPVGVVGELHPHIVDTLGLPEHTAAFELDLDAVFDHIDFKPLQAKAISTFPPVKQDLAFTVPDSVSAAQLTAAIEQACGPMLETIELFDVFTGDQIGEGAKSLAFAVTFRAPDRTLTSEDSEHLRQAIVEQTASLGAQLRA is encoded by the coding sequence ATGGTAGACATTGATTGGCTCAAGGAGCACGTTCAGGTACCAGCTGAGTTGTCATACGAGCAGCTGGCTCAAGATTTGGTTCAGGTTGGTCTGGAAGAGGAAGAGATTCACCGCTCCTCAGTTACCGGCCCTATCGTGGTGGGCTACGTAGTTGACGCTACGCCAGAACCGCAGAAGAATGGCAAGGTCATTAACTGGTGCCATGTTGACGTGGGTGAGCAATACAATGCCGTAGACGATGAGGGCCATAAGGTTCCTCGTGGTATCGTCTGCGGAGCTCCCAACATGGCGGCCGGCGAAAAAGTGGTTGTCACTTTGCCTGGCGCTGTTCTGCCCGGAGATTTCAAGATTGAACCGCGCAAGACTTACGGACATATCTCAGATGGTATGTGTGCTTCTGAGCGTGAGCTAGGCCTCGGTTCTGACCACAACGGCATTATCCTCCTTCGCCAGTATGGGTTCACCCCAAAAGAATATGAAGCGTTGAAGCCCGGCGACGATGCGATGGAATTGTTGCATCTCGACAATCCTCTCTTGGAAATTAACATCACTCCAGACCGTGGATATGCCCTGTCCTATCGCGGTGTGGCCCGTGAATTCCATCATTCGACTGGTGCTAGCTACCAAGACCCAGTCGAAAGCCTCAACGCTAAGATTGACGCTAAGGTTGACGCGAGCCAAGCTCCCGTGCAGGTTGAGATTGACGACCGTAATCCCATCTACGGCCAGGTGGGTTGCGACCGCTACTATCTGCGTGCAGTGCGAGGATACAATGCTGCTAGCGCTACCCCTAATTGGATGCGTCGCAGGCTTATCCGCGCCGGCATGCGCTCGCTTTCTCTGGCTGTTGACGTCACTAACTATGTCATGCTCGACTTGGGGCAGCCCTTACATGCCTACGATTTGGACAAGATTGAAGGCCCAATTGTGGTACGCCGAGCTCAAGAGGGTGAGCACCTGACTACCCTCGATGGCAAAGAGCGTGAGCTGAGTCCTGAGGACTTACTGATTACCGATTCGCCTGAGGGCAAGCGCGGCTCTCGTGTGCTTGGTATAGCGGGCGTGATGGGCGGTCTCTACGGCGAAGTTACCGACGAGACTACTAACATTTTGATTGAGGCTGCTCACTTCGACACCGTTTCCATTGCACGCTCGGCACGCAGGCACAAATTGCCCTCTGAGGCTTCTCGTCGCTTTGAACGCGGCGTTGACTACGCCATACAGCCGGCAGCTGCTCAAATGGCAGTCGATTTGCTAACTCAGTATGGCCAGGCTCAAGCCGATTCGGTGGCAATTGATATTGATAGCACCCAATCGCCGGCTGCAATCGATTTCCCTGTGAGCACTGTAAAGCGTTTAGTAGATCTCGATACTGACCGAGACACCATCGTTGCCCTGCTCGAAGATATCGGATGCAGTGTCGAGTCTGTTAGCGAAAACGAACTCAGGGTCACTCCACCGAGCTGGCGGCCGGACTTAGTTCAGCCCTGCGATTTGGTCGAAGAAGTTGCTCGATTGGTGGGCTATGACCAGATTCCGGTCAACGTTCCTTCTCCTCACGTAGCAGGAGCGGTTGGATTAACTCCTGAGCAGAGTCGTCAGCGTTGGGTAGCCGATACCTTAGCTGAATACGGTCTCACCGAGGTGTTGAACTACCCGTTCGTGGGTGACGCTGATTTTAAGGTCTTCGACTACGACATTGACGAGATTAAGCCAGTCAGTGTTGAGCTAGCGAATCCTATGGCTGCTGACAGGCCTTACTTGCGCCGGGAATTACTCTTACCCTTGGCCAATACCGCTCAGCGAAATATCCGCCGAGGCAATGAAAATGTCCGTATTTTTGAGCTCGGGTCAATTTTCAAGAACGATCCAAATGCTCCAGCGATTCCAGCTCTCCCTGGTGGCCAGCGGCCGACCGACGAGCAGCTTGCTCAACTAGATGCAGGCCTGCCCGAGCAGAAGCTCCATGTGGCTGCCTTACTTTCGGGATTGGCCGTTGAAGATGGCTGGCTGGGAGATAAACGCGCTATTGACTGGTCTGATGCTGTTGAGAGCGTACGACGTGTCTTGGATCGTCTAGGGGCAACTTATGAGTTTCAACAGCCTGAGCCAGCGGCAGTTCCAGTCCAATGGCATCCGGGCCGCATGGCTCAAATCTTTATGGGGGGTTCACCGGTAGGCGTGGTTGGAGAACTTCATCCTCACATCGTGGATACCCTCGGCCTGCCCGAGCATACGGCAGCCTTCGAGCTCGATCTTGATGCTGTCTTTGACCACATCGACTTTAAGCCCTTGCAGGCAAAGGCCATTTCGACCTTCCCGCCGGTAAAACAGGATCTAGCGTTCACTGTTCCTGACTCAGTGAGTGCTGCCCAATTGACCGCAGCCATTGAGCAGGCCTGTGGGCCCATGCTTGAGACTATCGAGCTCTTCGATGTCTTTACCGGAGATCAGATAGGTGAGGGTGCTAAGTCATTAGCCTTCGCCGTGACTTTCCGAGCACCAGACCGCACACTTACTTCAGAGGACAGCGAGCACCTTCGCCAGGCGATTGTTGAACAGACCGCCTCGCTGGGAGCGCAACTACGAGCCTGA
- the pheS gene encoding phenylalanine--tRNA ligase subunit alpha codes for MADAQFDPAAVTDEVAEGIEKIRNASTLEELKALKAQFAGAESAMGQASRAIGSLPPEAKKGAGQLMGKLKADFGRAYGLKENVLQAQAEQSKLAAEQVDMTLPIERRPLGARHPLAKLMEDVEDFFVSMGWQISSGPEVESEWYNFDALNLSPDHPARQMQDTFYVKGNQTKDAAGFVGSNLVMRTQTSTDQVRGLINRGVPLYIASPGRVFRTDELDATHTPVFHQCEAIAVDKGLTMADLKGVLDKLAVAMFGEGARTRLRPSYFPFTEPSAEMDLWFPDKKGGPGWIEWGGCGMVNPNVLRAADIDPEIYSGFAFGVGMERTLLLRHDINDMHDLVEGDVRFSDQFVMGE; via the coding sequence TTGGCAGATGCGCAATTCGATCCAGCGGCAGTCACCGACGAGGTCGCCGAGGGTATTGAGAAAATTCGCAACGCTTCCACTCTGGAGGAGTTGAAGGCCCTGAAGGCGCAATTTGCGGGTGCCGAATCTGCAATGGGCCAAGCCAGTCGCGCCATTGGCTCGCTGCCTCCCGAAGCTAAAAAGGGTGCTGGCCAGCTTATGGGCAAGCTCAAGGCTGATTTCGGCCGAGCATATGGCCTCAAAGAGAACGTGCTGCAAGCTCAAGCCGAACAGAGCAAGTTGGCAGCCGAGCAGGTCGACATGACTCTGCCCATTGAGCGTCGCCCGCTCGGCGCTCGACACCCCCTGGCTAAGCTGATGGAAGACGTTGAGGATTTCTTTGTCTCAATGGGTTGGCAGATTTCATCTGGGCCTGAAGTTGAAAGTGAATGGTATAACTTCGACGCGCTCAATCTTAGCCCGGACCACCCTGCTCGACAGATGCAGGACACCTTCTACGTTAAGGGCAATCAAACCAAGGATGCTGCCGGTTTTGTGGGGTCCAATTTGGTGATGCGAACGCAGACTTCGACAGATCAGGTGCGCGGTCTCATAAATCGTGGTGTGCCACTCTATATTGCCAGTCCAGGACGCGTTTTTCGTACCGATGAGCTCGATGCTACACACACGCCTGTCTTCCACCAGTGTGAGGCAATTGCCGTAGATAAAGGTCTGACTATGGCCGACTTGAAGGGTGTACTCGATAAGTTGGCTGTCGCTATGTTTGGCGAAGGTGCTCGTACCCGTTTGCGTCCTTCTTACTTCCCTTTCACTGAGCCTTCTGCTGAAATGGACTTGTGGTTCCCTGATAAGAAGGGTGGCCCCGGCTGGATCGAGTGGGGCGGCTGCGGTATGGTCAATCCCAACGTGCTGCGGGCTGCAGATATTGATCCGGAAATATACTCCGGCTTTGCTTTTGGTGTGGGCATGGAGCGTACCTTGCTCTTGCGCCACGATATTAACGATATGCACGACCTGGTAGAGGGCGACGTGCGCTTCAGCGACCAGTTTGTGATGGGGGAGTGA